GGGACACCGAAGTGTCCCGCCGTTTGTCTTTTCGCCTGCAGGCAGGCGCTTAGCGTTGCGCTTTCAGCAGACGCGCGGCGTCGAGTGCGAAGTACGTGAGCACGCCGTCGGCGCCCGCGCGCTTGAACGCGAGCAGCGATTCGAGCACGACCTTGTCGTGGTCGAGCCAGCCGTTCATCGCGGCGGCCTTCAGCATCGCGTATTCACCGCTCACCTGGTACACGTAGGTCGGGAAGCGGAACTCGTCCTTCACGCGGCGCACGATGTCGAGGTACGGCATGCCCGGCTTGACCATCACCATGTCGGCGCCTTCGTCGATGTCCAGGCGCACTTCGCGCAGCGCTTCGTCGCTGTTCGCGGGATCCATCTGGTAGGTCATCTTGTTGCCCTTGCCCAGATTCGATGCCGAGCCGACCGCGTCGCGGAACGGGCCGTAGAACGCCGATGCGAACTTGGCCGAATAGGCCATGATCCGCGTGTGGATATGGCCGTCGCTTTCCAGCATTTCGCGGATCGCGCCGATGCGGCCGTCCATCATGTCCGACGGGGCGACGATGTCGACGCCGGCTTCCGCCTGCGCGCGCGCCTGATCGATCAGGATCTCGATCGTGTCGTCGTTGATCACGTAGCCGTTTTCGTCGAGCACGCCGTCCTGGCCGTGACTCGTGTACGGATCGAGTGCGACGTCGGTCAGCACGCCGAGTTCGGGGAAGCGCTTCTTCAGCTCGCGCACCGCGCGCGGGATCAGGCCTTCCGGATTGGCCGCCTCGCGGCCGTCAGGCGTTTTCACCGACGGCTCGATGGCCGGGAACAGCGACAGCACGGGCACGCCCAGTTCGACACACTGCTCGGCGACGTGCATCAACAGATCGACCGACACGCGTTCGACGCCGGGCATCGACGGCACCGGCTGCCGTTCGTTGGTGCCTTCGACGACGAACACCGGATAGATCAGGTCGTCGGTGGTCAGGCGGTTTTCGCGCATCAGGCGCCGGGAGAAGTCGTCGCGGCGCATCCGGCGCGGACGATGAAGCGGATGGAAGCTCATGGCGATTGGGTAGAAATCAGGGCAGTAAGACCTTACGGAACCCTTAGGTCATTTTCGGGAGCGTTGGTATATGATAGCGATCGAGCGGCACGCGCTGCGTGCAACTCCCCGCTTCTCCTCCCTGAGCGGGTGCCTGTCGTTTTTCGATTAGGCTGTTTGACCCGCCGTTCAACGGCGGGTTTTTTTATGAGCCGGCCGAAACCGCAGGCGCCGTCAGGTGCGCGCCGCCGATCCCGGCCGCGCGTTGCCCGATCATTGTGCTACAGGCTCGCTTTTTTCGTCGGCGGCGGACGGCCGCACCCAGCTTTCGATCAGCTCGTGCGCCTCGTCGAGCCCAATGCGCTTCATCGCCGAGAACAGCTGAACCGTCAGCTTGCCCTGAACACCCTGGTCACGATACGCATCGAGCCCCTTTTGCGTGGTCCGCAGCGCGTTGATGCTTTCCTGCCGCGTCAATTTGTCGCACTTCGTCAGCAGCGTGTGGATCGGCTTGCCGGTCGGTACGAACCACTCGATCATGCGCCGGTCGAGATCGGTCAGCGGACGGCGCGAATCCATCATCAGGATCAGGCCGCAGAGCTGCGAGCGGGTCGCGAGGTAGGACGACAGCAGCATTTCCCAATGGGCCTTGGCGGCGCCGGGCACTTCCGCGTAGCCGTAGCCGGGCAGGTCGACGAGATTCGCGACGGGCTCGGCGGCCGGGCCGACGGAGAAGTAGTTGATGTGCTGCGTGCGGCCGGGCGTCTTCGACGCGAAGGCGAGCCGCTTCTGGTTGCACAGCACGTTGATCGCCGTCGACTTGCCGGCATTCGAGCGGCCCGCGAACGCGATTTCCGGCTGGACCGTCGGCGGCAGGTCGCGCAGATGGTTGACGGTCGTGTAGAAGCGGGCTTGATGGAGCAGAAAGGCCATGGGAACCGGAAGGACGGGCGGCGCGAGCCGCTTGGTGGAGGCGGGGTAGCCCCGATAGGCGCCGGAGCTTTCAACACGATATTGTACAATACGGCGGTTTTACCGAAGGCTACCGGGCGCCTGCCTCGCGCTTTTATGTAGCTTCTGCGGTAGACTGAACGCCGTCGTTTTTTGCAGAACCTCAAATTCCCACAAGACGAAACAGGGTGTGCGAATGAATCGACTGTGCAAGTCTCTGATGGTGCTTCAGGTTGCAGCAGGGTTCGTAGGTTTCGTAGCGGAGGCAAACGCGGCGGATGCGGCAAAGCCGGATCTCGACCGTGGCAAGGCGATTGCCGGGCAGGTCTGCGCGTCGTGTCACGGCGCCGACGGCAATAGCGCGTCGGGCAGTTTCCCGAAGCTTGCCGGCCAGCATCCCGAATATCTGGTCAAGCAGTTGAACGACTTCAAGACGCAACCGGGCGCGAAGGGGCCGGTGCGTACCAACGCGGTGATGGTCGGATTCGCGAGCGCGCTGAGCGCGGACGACATGCGCAACGTCGCCGCGTACTACGGGTCGCAGACGACGAAGCTCGGCACCGCACGCGATGCGGCAACCGTGCCGATCGGCCAGAAGATCTATCGCGGCGGCATCGCGGAGAAGGGCGTACCCGCCTGCGCGAGCTGCCACGGGCCGACAGGGCAAGGGATCCCGGTCCAGTACCCGCGTCTGTCGGGGCAGTGGGCCGATTACACGGTCGCGCAGTTGACCGCGTTCCAGCAGGGTGCCGGCGCGCGCAACAACAACGAGGCGATGCATCAGATCGCAACGCGGCTGTCGGACAACGAGATCAAGGCCGTCGCGGATTACATCGCGGGCCTGCGTTGAGCGGTCAGCCGCGAATGGAATGACCGGGCGCCCGAAGGGCGGCCGGAGTCAGAACAAGAAAAGGGTGGGGCGCCGCATCGTTGCGGTTGCCTCGCCCTTCTTTTTTGTCAGCGCGCGCCGGCTGTCACGAGCGTGCTGGCCGCCCCTTCGGGGGCAATAATCAAAGTGAGCGTTGGGGGCTGTTTCCCCCGAGTCGGAGTTTGAATGAGCGTTACCACGTCGGGGTTGCAGTCGAAGTCGGGTCAGGGTGCGTCCAAGCGCGCGGTCGAGTTGCTGAGCTCGATGCGCTTCGCGATTGCGCTGCTGGTGGTGCTGTCGATTGCCAGCATCATCGGCACGGTCCTGACCCAGGACGATCCGTATCCGAACTATGTGAACCAGTTCGGGCCGTTCTGGGCGGACATCTTCCGCTCGCTCGGCCTGTACAGCGTGTACAGCGCGTGGTGGTTCATGCTGATCCTGATCTTCCTCGTCGTGTCGATCTCGCTGTGCGTGATCCGCAATGCGCCGAAGATGCTCGCCGATGCGAAGAGCTGGAAGGACAAGGTTCGCGAAGGCAGCCTGCGGGCGTTCCACCACAAGGCCGAATACACGACGTCCGGCACGCGCGCGACCGTCACGGCGACGCTCGCCGCGTTCGTCACCAAGGCCGGCTACAAGCACATCGTGCGTGAGAACGAAGGCGCGACGCTGATCTCCGCGAAACGTGGTGCCATGACCAAGTGGGGCTACATCTCCGCGCATCTCGCGATCGTCGTGATCTGTATCGGCGGCCTGCTCGACAGCAACCTGCCGATCAAATTCCAGATGTGGATGTTCGGCAAGAGCCCGGTCAACACGAGCGCGACCATCAGCGAGATCTCGCCCGACCATCGCCTGTCCGCGTCGAACCCGACGTTCCGCGGCTACGCGTGGGTGCCCGAGGGGCAGTTCGTGTCGACCGCGATCCTGAACCAGCCGAGCGGCTCGCTGATCC
This region of Burkholderia contaminans genomic DNA includes:
- the hemB gene encoding porphobilinogen synthase, which codes for MSFHPLHRPRRMRRDDFSRRLMRENRLTTDDLIYPVFVVEGTNERQPVPSMPGVERVSVDLLMHVAEQCVELGVPVLSLFPAIEPSVKTPDGREAANPEGLIPRAVRELKKRFPELGVLTDVALDPYTSHGQDGVLDENGYVINDDTIEILIDQARAQAEAGVDIVAPSDMMDGRIGAIREMLESDGHIHTRIMAYSAKFASAFYGPFRDAVGSASNLGKGNKMTYQMDPANSDEALREVRLDIDEGADMVMVKPGMPYLDIVRRVKDEFRFPTYVYQVSGEYAMLKAAAMNGWLDHDKVVLESLLAFKRAGADGVLTYFALDAARLLKAQR
- the yihA gene encoding ribosome biogenesis GTP-binding protein YihA/YsxC, with product MAFLLHQARFYTTVNHLRDLPPTVQPEIAFAGRSNAGKSTAINVLCNQKRLAFASKTPGRTQHINYFSVGPAAEPVANLVDLPGYGYAEVPGAAKAHWEMLLSSYLATRSQLCGLILMMDSRRPLTDLDRRMIEWFVPTGKPIHTLLTKCDKLTRQESINALRTTQKGLDAYRDQGVQGKLTVQLFSAMKRIGLDEAHELIESWVRPSAADEKSEPVAQ
- a CDS encoding c-type cytochrome; its protein translation is MNRLCKSLMVLQVAAGFVGFVAEANAADAAKPDLDRGKAIAGQVCASCHGADGNSASGSFPKLAGQHPEYLVKQLNDFKTQPGAKGPVRTNAVMVGFASALSADDMRNVAAYYGSQTTKLGTARDAATVPIGQKIYRGGIAEKGVPACASCHGPTGQGIPVQYPRLSGQWADYTVAQLTAFQQGAGARNNNEAMHQIATRLSDNEIKAVADYIAGLR